One genomic segment of Amycolatopsis sp. Hca4 includes these proteins:
- a CDS encoding polysaccharide deacetylase family protein, protein MGEVTVILAVHGVGRPARQLDPGEDERWLSVEQFERVLDVAAERDDVRLTFDDGNESDVEIVLPRLAERGVTAEFFPLAGRLGQRGYLDRDGLRELVRAGMEIGSHGWEPRDWRRLDDRHADRELKDAPKLLGELCGRPVRRYSLPFGAYDRRVLARLRQAGATRVYSSDGGAARRDGWLQARTELPHDLDGDWLDGVLAGSRRRAAHWTNRLFRRTAR, encoded by the coding sequence GTGGGAGAGGTGACGGTGATCCTCGCCGTGCACGGGGTGGGCAGGCCGGCGCGCCAGCTCGACCCCGGTGAAGACGAACGCTGGCTGAGCGTCGAGCAGTTCGAGCGGGTGCTCGACGTGGCCGCGGAGCGTGACGACGTCCGCCTCACCTTCGACGACGGCAACGAGTCCGACGTCGAGATCGTGCTGCCGCGGCTGGCCGAGCGCGGCGTGACGGCGGAGTTCTTCCCGCTCGCCGGCCGGCTCGGGCAGCGCGGCTACCTCGACCGCGACGGGCTGCGCGAGCTCGTCCGGGCCGGGATGGAGATCGGCTCGCACGGCTGGGAGCCGCGCGACTGGCGGCGGCTCGACGACCGGCACGCCGACCGCGAGCTGAAGGACGCGCCGAAGCTGCTCGGCGAGCTGTGCGGCCGGCCGGTCAGGCGGTATTCGCTGCCGTTCGGCGCCTACGACCGGCGCGTGCTCGCTCGGCTGCGGCAGGCCGGCGCCACCCGCGTCTACTCCAGCGACGGCGGGGCGGCCCGCCGCGACGGCTGGCTGCAGGCGCGCACCGAACTCCCGCACGACCTCGACGGCGACTGGCTCGACGGCGTGCTCGCCGGTTCGCGGCGCCGGGCCGCGCACTGGACGAACCGGCTGTTCCGCCGCACCGCCCGTTGA
- the ddaH gene encoding dimethylargininase, translated as MQAMRVPTTRRYLMCPPRFFAVDYVINPWMDPTQPVSADKAVAQWTELRDTYRRLGHTVEEIEPQPGLPDMVFAANSGTVVDGRVLGSRFRAPQRAAEAEHFRRWFVEHGYRDITMPEKVNEAEGDFAWTGSLLLAGTGFRTDPAAHAEAQEVLGVPVVSLQLVDPRYYHLDTALFVLAEATDTTRAQIVYYPDAFSAGSRRVLERLFPDAVLATREDAECFGLNGVSDGRNVVLPVEATRLGELLAARGYEPVYVDISELRKAGGGPKCCTLEIRKG; from the coding sequence ATGCAGGCGATGCGCGTACCGACCACCCGTCGATACCTCATGTGCCCGCCGCGCTTCTTCGCGGTGGACTACGTGATCAACCCCTGGATGGACCCCACCCAGCCGGTCAGCGCCGACAAAGCCGTCGCCCAGTGGACCGAGCTGCGCGACACCTACCGCCGCCTCGGCCACACGGTCGAGGAGATCGAGCCCCAGCCCGGCCTGCCCGACATGGTCTTCGCCGCCAACTCCGGCACCGTCGTCGACGGCCGCGTGCTCGGCTCGCGGTTCCGCGCCCCGCAGCGCGCCGCCGAGGCCGAGCACTTCCGCCGCTGGTTCGTCGAGCACGGCTACCGCGACATCACCATGCCCGAGAAGGTCAACGAGGCCGAGGGTGACTTCGCCTGGACCGGCTCCCTGCTGCTCGCCGGCACCGGCTTCCGCACCGACCCGGCCGCGCACGCCGAGGCCCAGGAGGTGCTCGGCGTCCCGGTCGTCTCGCTGCAGCTGGTCGACCCGCGCTACTACCACCTCGACACCGCGCTCTTCGTGCTCGCCGAGGCGACCGACACGACCCGCGCGCAGATCGTCTACTACCCGGACGCCTTCTCGGCCGGCTCGCGCCGCGTGCTGGAGCGGCTCTTCCCCGACGCCGTGCTCGCCACCCGGGAAGACGCCGAGTGCTTCGGGCTCAACGGCGTGTCCGACGGCCGCAACGTCGTCCTCCCCGTCGAGGCCACCCGCCTGGGTGAACTTCTCGCCGCCCGTGGCTACGAGCCGGTCTACGTCGACATCTCCGAGCTGCGGAAAGCCGGTGGCGGCCCGAAGTGCTGCACGCTGGAAATCCGCAAAGGGTGA
- a CDS encoding Lrp/AsnC family transcriptional regulator, whose amino-acid sequence MNTIDQRIVSCLVANARSSYAEIGKVVGLSAPAVKRRVDRLLETGILRGFTAVVDPEALGWGTEAFVEVTCQGNITPARIRARLEPLPEVVAAYTVSGAADAIVHLRAADIHHLETALERLRGLEIVDRTVSTVVLSRLLERPPTPEQ is encoded by the coding sequence GTGAACACCATCGACCAGCGAATCGTTTCGTGTCTCGTGGCGAACGCGCGCTCCAGCTACGCGGAGATCGGCAAGGTGGTCGGCCTGTCGGCCCCGGCGGTGAAGAGGCGGGTCGACCGGCTGCTGGAGACGGGCATCCTGCGCGGCTTCACGGCGGTGGTCGACCCGGAGGCGCTGGGCTGGGGAACGGAGGCGTTCGTCGAGGTCACGTGCCAGGGCAACATCACACCGGCCCGGATCCGCGCCCGGCTGGAGCCGCTGCCGGAGGTGGTGGCGGCGTACACGGTCTCGGGCGCGGCGGACGCGATCGTCCACCTCCGGGCGGCGGACATCCACCACCTGGAGACGGCGCTCGAGCGGCTGCGCGGGCTGGAGATCGTGGACCGGACGGTGTCGACGGTGGTGCTGTCCCGGCTGCTGGAGCGCCCGCCGACGCCGGAGCAGTGA
- a CDS encoding dihydrofolate reductase family protein codes for MTYTFDIFSTLDGFANHNGDWGGYWGKQGPEFLAHRAAAYRGPLRMVLGARTYSSNAPFLGSGFEGDEWIRSMFGAPVTVLSRRLTEPLDWPGTTIEAGDPVEVVRRLKASSEVPLRSHGSLMLNRALLNAGLVDFIELTVFPVLSGETGVDRVFDGVADFDLELVETRTFDGHTQVLTYRPTRHG; via the coding sequence ATGACTTACACGTTCGACATCTTTTCGACGCTCGACGGCTTCGCCAACCACAACGGCGACTGGGGCGGCTACTGGGGCAAGCAGGGACCGGAGTTCCTGGCCCACCGCGCGGCGGCTTACCGCGGCCCGCTGCGCATGGTGCTCGGGGCGCGGACGTATTCGTCCAACGCGCCGTTCTTGGGCTCGGGCTTCGAGGGCGACGAGTGGATCAGGAGCATGTTCGGTGCACCGGTGACGGTGTTGTCCCGGCGGTTGACCGAGCCGCTCGACTGGCCGGGGACGACGATCGAGGCCGGCGATCCGGTCGAGGTGGTCAGGCGGCTGAAGGCGTCGTCGGAGGTGCCGCTGCGGTCGCACGGGAGTCTGATGCTCAACCGGGCGCTGTTGAACGCCGGTCTGGTGGACTTCATCGAGCTGACGGTGTTTCCGGTGCTTTCCGGGGAGACGGGGGTGGACCGGGTGTTCGACGGGGTGGCTGACTTCGATCTCGAGCTGGTCGAGACGCGGACGTTCGACGGGCACACGCAGGTGCTGACCTACCGCCCGACGCGGCACGGTTGA
- a CDS encoding enoyl-CoA hydratase, giving the protein MTDRIVSEHSGGIALLTVDAPGSRNALTLDLSAQLKEAVEAAERDESVHAVVVTGTPPAFCAGADLDALAGADEAGLRAIYEGFLSVARCQLPTIAAVGGAAVGAGLNLALAADVRLAGPRAKFVARFLELGLHPGGGMTWMTQRLAGPQQAAAMTLFGQPLDAEGAVRAGLALRVVGGGHDELLTAARELAHPAVSAPRQALIDTKRSLRTTAGLAGHSDAVDVEIRPQLASLASPEFAERLSQLRDRIRSRP; this is encoded by the coding sequence ATGACCGACCGCATCGTCAGCGAGCACTCCGGCGGTATCGCCCTGCTGACCGTCGACGCTCCCGGCAGCCGCAACGCGCTCACCCTCGACCTCTCCGCACAGCTCAAAGAAGCCGTCGAGGCCGCCGAGCGAGACGAATCCGTGCACGCCGTCGTCGTCACCGGGACTCCTCCCGCCTTCTGCGCCGGTGCCGATCTCGATGCCCTCGCCGGCGCCGATGAAGCCGGCCTTCGCGCCATCTACGAAGGCTTCCTCTCCGTGGCTCGATGTCAGCTGCCGACCATCGCCGCCGTCGGGGGTGCCGCCGTCGGGGCCGGGCTGAACCTCGCTCTCGCCGCGGACGTTCGGCTGGCCGGGCCGCGGGCGAAGTTCGTCGCCCGGTTCCTCGAACTCGGGCTGCACCCCGGCGGTGGGATGACCTGGATGACGCAGCGGCTCGCCGGCCCGCAGCAGGCCGCCGCGATGACCTTGTTCGGGCAGCCGCTCGATGCCGAGGGCGCGGTGCGCGCCGGGCTGGCGCTGCGCGTGGTCGGCGGCGGCCATGACGAACTGCTGACGGCCGCGCGTGAGCTGGCTCACCCCGCCGTCTCCGCTCCGCGGCAGGCGTTGATCGACACCAAGCGCAGTCTCCGGACCACCGCGGGCCTGGCCGGGCACAGCGACGCCGTCGACGTCGAGATCCGGCCGCAGCTGGCCTCGCTGGCCTCACCGGAGTTCGCCGAACGGCTTTCCCAGCTCCGGGACCGGATCCGTTCTCGGCCGTGA
- a CDS encoding 2-oxoacid:acceptor oxidoreductase subunit alpha has product MSTSANGNGAGHGSLAATRPTEVSKLDRVVIRFAGDSGDGMQLTGDRFTSEAAAFGNDLSTMPNFPAEIRAPQGTIPGVSSFQVHFADYDILTPGDRPDVLVAMNPAALKANLGDVPHGGTIILNTDEFIKRNLTKVGYTTDPLDDDTLAPYQVHRVAMSTLTQGALADTGLGKKDAERCKNMFALGLLSWMYHRPTEGTERFLREKFAKKPDIAEANILAFRAGWNYGETTESFATTFQVAPAKLTQGTYRQITGNTALAYGIVAAGQRSGLQILLGTYPITPASDILHELSKHKNFGIITFQAEDEIAGIGAALGASYGGALGVTSTSGPGVALKSEAVGLGVMVELPLVVIDVQRGGPSTGLPTKTEQADLLQAMFGRNGESPVPIIAPLSPADCFDAAVEATRIALKYRTPVLLLSDGAIANGSEPWLIPDVDELPDLRVEFATEPNADNDSGEFWPYVRDPETLARAWAIPGTPGLQHRIGGLEKADRTGHISYDPDNHDKMVRLRQAKIDGIDVPDLVVDDPSGGKARVLALGWGGSFGPIGAACRRVRKLGLPIAQAHLRHLNPLPANLGDILRSYDKVVVPEMNLGQLALLLRAKYLVDVHSHTKVAGLPFKAEELQNLFSEIITSVTTEAAR; this is encoded by the coding sequence ATGAGCACGAGTGCGAACGGCAACGGCGCTGGCCACGGCTCGCTCGCCGCAACCAGGCCGACCGAGGTCAGCAAGCTGGACCGGGTGGTCATCCGGTTCGCGGGCGACTCCGGTGACGGCATGCAGCTGACCGGCGACCGCTTCACCTCCGAAGCCGCCGCGTTCGGCAACGACCTGTCGACGATGCCCAACTTCCCCGCCGAAATCCGCGCGCCGCAGGGCACCATCCCCGGCGTCTCCAGCTTCCAGGTGCACTTCGCCGACTACGACATCCTCACCCCCGGCGACCGGCCGGACGTGCTGGTGGCGATGAACCCGGCCGCTCTCAAGGCGAACCTCGGCGACGTCCCGCACGGCGGCACGATCATCCTCAACACCGACGAGTTCATCAAGCGCAACCTGACCAAGGTCGGCTACACGACCGACCCGCTCGACGACGACACGCTCGCGCCCTACCAGGTGCACCGGGTCGCCATGTCGACGCTGACCCAGGGCGCGCTCGCCGACACCGGCCTCGGCAAGAAGGACGCCGAGCGCTGCAAGAACATGTTCGCGCTCGGCCTGCTGTCCTGGATGTACCACCGGCCGACCGAGGGCACCGAGCGGTTCCTGCGCGAGAAGTTCGCGAAGAAGCCGGACATCGCCGAGGCGAACATCCTCGCCTTCCGCGCGGGCTGGAACTACGGCGAAACCACGGAGTCGTTCGCGACGACGTTCCAGGTCGCCCCGGCGAAGCTGACCCAGGGCACCTACCGGCAGATCACCGGCAACACCGCGCTCGCATACGGGATCGTGGCCGCCGGGCAGCGCTCCGGCCTGCAGATCCTGCTCGGCACGTACCCGATCACCCCGGCGTCGGACATCCTCCACGAGCTGTCCAAGCACAAGAACTTCGGCATCATCACCTTCCAGGCCGAGGACGAGATCGCCGGCATCGGCGCCGCGCTCGGCGCCTCCTACGGCGGCGCGCTCGGCGTCACCTCGACGTCCGGGCCGGGTGTCGCGCTGAAGTCGGAAGCCGTCGGCCTCGGCGTGATGGTCGAGCTGCCGCTGGTCGTCATCGACGTCCAGCGCGGTGGCCCGTCCACCGGCCTGCCGACCAAGACCGAGCAGGCCGACCTGCTGCAGGCGATGTTCGGCCGCAACGGCGAGTCGCCGGTCCCGATCATCGCGCCGCTGTCGCCGGCGGACTGCTTCGACGCGGCCGTCGAGGCCACCCGGATCGCGCTGAAGTACCGCACGCCGGTGCTGCTGCTCTCGGACGGCGCGATCGCGAACGGCTCCGAGCCGTGGCTGATCCCGGACGTCGACGAGCTGCCCGACCTGCGCGTCGAGTTCGCCACCGAACCCAACGCGGACAACGACTCCGGCGAATTCTGGCCGTACGTCCGCGACCCCGAGACCCTCGCCCGCGCCTGGGCCATCCCGGGCACCCCGGGGCTGCAGCACCGCATCGGCGGGCTGGAGAAGGCCGACCGGACCGGCCACATCTCCTACGACCCGGACAACCACGACAAGATGGTCCGGCTGCGGCAGGCGAAGATCGACGGCATCGACGTCCCCGACCTGGTCGTCGACGACCCGAGCGGCGGCAAGGCCCGCGTGCTCGCGCTGGGCTGGGGCGGCTCGTTCGGCCCGATCGGCGCGGCCTGCCGCCGCGTGCGCAAGCTCGGCCTGCCGATCGCGCAGGCGCACCTGCGCCACCTCAACCCGCTGCCGGCCAACCTGGGCGACATCCTGCGCAGCTACGACAAGGTCGTGGTGCCGGAGATGAACCTCGGGCAGCTGGCCCTGCTGCTGCGGGCGAAGTACCTGGTCGACGTCCACTCGCACACCAAGGTCGCCGGGCTGCCCTTCAAGGCCGAAGAGCTGCAGAACCTGTTCTCGGAGATCATCACCAGCGTCACGACGGAGGCGGCACGATGA
- a CDS encoding 2-oxoacid:ferredoxin oxidoreductase subunit beta — protein sequence MTAIDLGIPNLGGLDLVPTTDEPQKAKDYKSDQEVRWCPGCGDYVVLNAVQSFLPTLGLKRENIVFISGIGCSSRFPYYLNTYGMHSIHGRAPSIATGLATTRPDLSVWVVTGDGDALSIGGNHLIHALRRNVNIKILLFNNRIYGLTKGQYSPTSGQGMVTKSTPMGSVDTPFNPLSLAIGAEASFVGRALDSDRKGLTEVLQAAAQHRGSALVEIYQNCPIFNDGAFDVLKDADEAATRLIPLRAGEPIRFGPNQEFGVKRGDWGGLDVAKVADIGEDNIVVHDPSITDTSYAFALSRLGDQNLNHVPTGILRQVERPTYDDGARAQVEEARAARKPDLQGLLRGKDTWTVA from the coding sequence ATGACCGCGATCGATCTGGGGATACCCAACCTCGGTGGCTTGGACCTCGTGCCCACCACCGACGAGCCGCAGAAGGCCAAGGACTACAAGTCCGACCAGGAAGTCCGCTGGTGCCCCGGCTGCGGCGACTACGTCGTGCTGAACGCGGTCCAGTCGTTCCTCCCGACACTCGGCCTCAAGCGCGAGAACATCGTGTTCATCTCGGGCATCGGCTGTTCGTCGCGGTTCCCGTACTACCTGAACACCTACGGCATGCACTCGATCCACGGCCGCGCGCCGTCGATCGCGACCGGCCTGGCCACCACGCGCCCGGACCTGTCGGTGTGGGTCGTCACCGGTGACGGCGACGCGCTGTCCATCGGCGGCAACCACCTGATCCACGCGCTGCGCCGCAACGTGAACATCAAGATCCTGCTGTTCAACAACCGGATCTACGGGCTGACCAAGGGCCAGTACTCCCCGACGTCCGGGCAGGGCATGGTCACCAAGTCCACGCCGATGGGTTCGGTGGACACGCCGTTCAACCCGCTGTCGCTGGCGATCGGCGCGGAAGCGTCGTTCGTGGGGCGCGCGCTGGACTCCGACCGCAAGGGCCTGACCGAGGTCCTGCAGGCGGCGGCGCAGCACCGCGGCTCGGCGCTGGTCGAGATCTACCAGAACTGCCCGATCTTCAACGACGGCGCGTTCGACGTCCTCAAGGACGCCGACGAGGCCGCCACGCGGCTGATCCCGCTGCGCGCGGGCGAACCGATCCGCTTCGGCCCGAACCAGGAGTTCGGCGTCAAGCGCGGCGACTGGGGCGGCCTGGACGTCGCCAAGGTCGCCGACATCGGCGAAGACAACATCGTGGTGCACGACCCGTCGATCACGGACACGTCCTACGCGTTCGCGCTGTCGCGCCTGGGCGACCAGAACCTCAACCACGTCCCGACAGGCATCCTCCGCCAGGTCGAGCGCCCGACGTACGACGACGGTGCTCGCGCCCAGGTCGAGGAGGCCCGCGCGGCCCGCAAGCCGGACCTGCAGGGCCTGCTGCGCGGAAAGGACACCTGGACGGTCGCGTAA
- a CDS encoding VOC family protein gives MRPESPFVFFDVRTADPAGSKRFFAELLGWEAEDTLLTAGGAPWGGLTELAPGDDRAPQWLPYAPVSDVDAAAAKALELGGTLVRERTDLPFGSLVVVTDPGGAALVLFQAVS, from the coding sequence ATGCGACCTGAATCACCGTTCGTGTTCTTCGACGTCCGCACCGCCGACCCGGCGGGCAGCAAGCGGTTCTTCGCCGAGCTGCTCGGCTGGGAGGCGGAAGACACCCTGCTGACGGCCGGCGGCGCGCCGTGGGGCGGCCTCACCGAACTGGCCCCCGGCGACGACCGGGCACCGCAGTGGCTGCCCTACGCGCCGGTGTCCGATGTGGACGCCGCCGCGGCGAAAGCGTTGGAGCTGGGCGGAACCCTGGTGCGCGAGCGCACCGACCTGCCGTTCGGCTCGCTGGTGGTGGTCACCGATCCCGGTGGCGCGGCCCTTGTCCTGTTCCAGGCGGTCAGCTGA
- a CDS encoding polyprenyl synthetase family protein, which produces MPSPAPGAGSLPAAPGGALDDLRASVGLQIADETLLRSIAGGLTEVEKLLREVVRSDVQAVNDAALHLVEAGGKRFRPLFTLLSAQFGPKQDDHVIIAAAAVELVHLATLYHDDVMDEATMRRGAESVNARWDNTIAILTGDFLFAHASRLVADLGTDAARIIAETFGELVTGQMRETVGPGPGDDAVAHYLTVIAQKTGSLIATSGRFGGMMSGAAEEHIEALRRFGDIIGTAFQISDDIIDIASPSDELGKAQGTDLREGVRTLPMLYALADPETDPRLAELLSGPIGDDALVQEALELLRVSSGLDRARVTLSDYAQRARAELTALPASPARDACESVADYLVARTR; this is translated from the coding sequence GTGCCTTCCCCAGCCCCCGGGGCGGGATCCCTCCCCGCTGCGCCGGGCGGCGCCCTCGACGACCTGCGGGCGTCGGTCGGGCTGCAGATCGCCGACGAAACCCTGCTGCGGTCGATCGCCGGCGGCTTGACCGAGGTCGAGAAGCTGCTGCGCGAGGTCGTCCGCAGTGACGTCCAGGCCGTCAACGACGCCGCGTTGCACCTGGTCGAGGCCGGTGGCAAACGTTTCCGTCCGCTGTTCACCCTGCTCTCCGCCCAGTTCGGCCCCAAGCAGGACGACCACGTCATCATCGCCGCCGCCGCGGTCGAGCTGGTGCACCTGGCCACGCTCTACCACGACGACGTCATGGACGAGGCCACCATGCGCCGCGGGGCCGAGAGCGTCAACGCGCGCTGGGACAACACCATCGCCATCCTCACCGGCGACTTCCTCTTCGCGCACGCCTCGCGCCTGGTCGCCGACCTCGGCACGGACGCCGCGCGGATCATCGCCGAGACCTTCGGCGAGCTGGTCACCGGCCAGATGCGCGAGACCGTCGGCCCCGGCCCGGGTGACGACGCCGTCGCGCACTACCTCACCGTCATCGCGCAGAAGACCGGCTCGCTGATCGCCACCTCCGGCCGGTTCGGCGGCATGATGTCCGGCGCCGCCGAGGAGCACATCGAGGCGCTGCGCCGGTTCGGCGACATCATCGGCACCGCCTTCCAGATCTCCGACGACATCATCGACATCGCCTCGCCCTCCGACGAGCTCGGCAAGGCGCAGGGCACCGACCTGCGCGAAGGCGTCCGGACGCTGCCGATGCTGTACGCGCTGGCCGACCCGGAGACCGACCCGCGGCTGGCCGAGCTGCTGTCCGGCCCGATCGGCGACGACGCCCTGGTCCAGGAGGCACTCGAGCTGCTGCGGGTCAGTAGCGGACTCGATCGCGCACGCGTCACCCTTTCCGACTACGCTCAGCGCGCGCGAGCCGAGCTCACCGCGCTCCCCGCGTCGCCCGCCAGGGACGCGTGCGAGTCGGTCGCCGACTACCTGGTCGCGCGCACGCGCTAA
- a CDS encoding DUF3558 domain-containing protein, producing MRRTVALFCTPLLLLSACTTTTAGTASPSGVSTTGTAAPAASLPGPGVPRVENPIDINRYKQAPCDSLNTSQIHELLGEGVTPKTDLNAPGGPSCSLHPPQVTQASVLVIFNNVDDRGLTGVYQAQYRFFLPLEPVDDYPVVAYGLADDRASRGSCQIAIGTSDKQTVDIGVTQSEENVGKKDPCEAARDVASYVLGNLRGGN from the coding sequence ATGCGCCGCACTGTTGCCTTGTTCTGCACACCACTACTGCTTCTCAGCGCATGCACAACGACAACTGCCGGAACAGCGTCCCCCTCTGGTGTGAGCACCACGGGAACCGCAGCCCCCGCAGCGTCGCTACCGGGACCAGGCGTACCCAGGGTCGAGAACCCGATCGACATCAACCGCTACAAGCAGGCGCCGTGCGATTCTTTGAACACCAGTCAGATCCACGAACTCCTCGGCGAAGGTGTAACTCCGAAGACCGACCTCAACGCTCCTGGCGGCCCCAGTTGCAGTCTTCACCCGCCACAGGTCACTCAAGCGTCAGTTCTCGTGATCTTCAACAATGTCGACGACCGCGGCCTTACAGGTGTCTATCAGGCTCAGTATAGATTTTTCTTGCCCTTGGAACCTGTCGATGACTACCCGGTGGTCGCTTATGGGCTTGCCGACGACCGTGCCAGCAGAGGCAGCTGCCAGATCGCGATCGGGACAAGTGACAAGCAGACTGTGGATATCGGCGTCACTCAATCCGAAGAGAACGTAGGCAAGAAGGATCCGTGCGAAGCGGCCCGCGATGTCGCGTCGTACGTACTGGGCAATCTTCGCGGGGGGAACTGA
- a CDS encoding PPE domain-containing protein — MAVEGPLTAAQIYEQITGGEGIDSLADAQDGARQLTERMVERAQRISTLRAKTMSGWQGNAGEAAADATLPLVQAAADDSVHLENARTAVGAQMDAFGTAKHSVKPVAAQPPALGVDDVLRAISEKSWDSYHSKVAGWQADSQANIDAFSAYHSASTSNGGQMPSQYAQLADSGASVSLRDRTSEPTDTGEWARAPKETRIPAQDHVTGGNQDRATTQQNQLHQQELQNQQSQQNQIRPGTTGPSATNPGTTQPGTTNSDSTHANSYVPRPVMPAAQSGYEFGPTGQPVSNLTGPSTNYPGTNWPGGFGPGTGPYTGGGYQPGTMGPGTPGSTKGTGPNQPGTRPPGSSTGARLPEERFPTNPARGSAGPRGANGLPMGTPLAQRGGKEEDREKKKSPYLQNPDPDETFGGFTEKPMPPVIGEKKK; from the coding sequence ATGGCTGTCGAGGGCCCGCTGACTGCAGCGCAGATTTACGAGCAGATCACCGGAGGCGAAGGCATCGACTCGCTGGCCGATGCGCAAGATGGTGCTCGGCAGTTGACCGAACGGATGGTTGAGCGGGCTCAGCGGATCAGCACTCTCCGGGCCAAGACCATGTCTGGCTGGCAAGGGAATGCCGGGGAAGCTGCCGCTGATGCTACTTTGCCCCTTGTTCAGGCCGCTGCTGATGATTCTGTTCATCTTGAGAATGCTCGGACTGCTGTTGGGGCTCAGATGGATGCCTTTGGCACCGCCAAGCACTCCGTCAAGCCCGTTGCTGCCCAGCCGCCTGCTCTTGGGGTTGATGATGTTCTTCGGGCCATCTCCGAGAAGAGCTGGGATTCCTACCACTCCAAAGTTGCCGGGTGGCAAGCTGACAGTCAGGCCAATATCGATGCCTTCAGCGCCTACCACTCCGCCAGTACCTCCAATGGTGGGCAGATGCCCTCGCAATACGCGCAGCTTGCCGACTCCGGGGCTTCCGTCTCCCTGCGTGATCGGACTTCCGAACCCACCGATACCGGAGAATGGGCTCGAGCCCCGAAAGAAACCAGGATTCCGGCTCAAGACCACGTCACAGGCGGTAATCAGGACCGGGCCACGACTCAGCAAAACCAACTGCACCAGCAAGAGCTGCAGAACCAGCAGAGCCAGCAGAACCAGATCCGTCCCGGCACTACAGGCCCCAGCGCCACAAACCCCGGCACGACGCAGCCCGGCACCACCAACTCCGACAGCACCCATGCCAACAGCTACGTCCCCAGGCCCGTCATGCCCGCCGCTCAAAGCGGCTACGAGTTCGGCCCCACCGGGCAGCCCGTCAGCAACCTGACCGGCCCGAGCACCAACTACCCGGGCACCAACTGGCCAGGCGGCTTCGGCCCAGGAACCGGCCCGTACACCGGCGGCGGATACCAACCAGGAACCATGGGACCAGGAACCCCGGGAAGCACCAAAGGAACAGGCCCGAACCAGCCCGGCACCCGCCCCCCAGGCAGCAGCACCGGCGCACGCCTCCCCGAGGAACGCTTCCCCACCAACCCCGCCCGCGGCTCCGCCGGCCCCCGAGGCGCCAACGGCCTTCCCATGGGCACACCCCTCGCCCAACGCGGTGGCAAAGAAGAAGACCGCGAAAAGAAGAAGTCACCTTACCTGCAAAACCCCGACCCCGACGAAACCTTCGGCGGTTTCACCGAAAAACCGATGCCCCCGGTCATCGGCGAAAAGAAGAAATAA
- a CDS encoding ESX secretion-associated protein EspG, translated as MAVFSLNTLLTALRHVGGGDPHPVFAQGLRYIPPSAKHQVHQEAFEELSPYGFTRGHTFTPEFEDLLHLIDHPTQEYVAYARDTTGQRNVLVAVNGQDRICVVCQGDQVELADVKTHPADALVAHLPDYPPAGIKPFSLPQEDFRKPPPSDVFDDDPDRSREAKELDALVKQPHFGLGQLQTDGKLVNYLDLKDGRVGIAVADGYISVVSGEPRKLSQKLK; from the coding sequence ATGGCCGTCTTCTCACTGAACACCCTCCTCACCGCCCTCCGGCACGTCGGCGGCGGGGACCCGCACCCCGTCTTCGCGCAGGGCCTCCGCTACATCCCGCCCTCAGCGAAACACCAGGTCCACCAGGAAGCCTTCGAAGAACTGAGCCCCTACGGCTTCACCCGGGGCCACACCTTCACCCCCGAATTCGAAGACCTCCTCCACCTCATCGACCACCCGACCCAGGAATACGTCGCCTACGCACGGGACACCACGGGCCAGCGGAACGTCCTCGTCGCCGTCAACGGACAAGACCGGATCTGCGTTGTCTGCCAAGGCGATCAGGTCGAACTCGCCGACGTCAAAACCCACCCCGCCGACGCCCTCGTCGCACACCTGCCCGACTACCCACCGGCCGGGATCAAGCCCTTCTCGCTGCCGCAAGAGGACTTCCGAAAACCACCGCCGAGTGACGTCTTCGACGACGACCCCGATCGCAGCCGCGAAGCGAAGGAACTCGACGCCCTCGTCAAACAACCCCACTTCGGGCTCGGGCAGCTTCAAACCGACGGCAAGCTCGTCAACTACCTGGATCTGAAAGACGGCCGGGTCGGGATTGCCGTCGCCGATGGGTACATCAGCGTCGTGTCCGGTGAACCACGGAAACTCAGCCAGAAACTGAAATAA